The nucleotide window GGGCAAGTTGCTCGACGGTATCGTCGCCGGCGACATCGGTCCTAAGACCTATGGCGCCTTCGGTGGTCTCGACAACGGTTGGGCTCGATTCAACCACTTCAAGATTCCCCGAGATCACATGCTCAGCAAGCACGCCTCGGTCAAGAAGGGCGGAGAATACGTCAAACCTCCGAGCGATAAGTTGAGCTACGGTGGCATGATCTTCATCCGTTCGCAGATGATCGATCGTACAGGCTGGATGTTGTCGCGAGGTGTCACGATCGCCACACGATACGCTTGGGTCAGGAGACAGTTCCGCGACCCTTCGAGCAAGGACATCAACGATGCTGAACGATCGGTCTTGTCTTATCCTTCGACGGCACGTCGTTTGCTGCCGCTCTTGGCTAAAGCTTACGCCTACATTTTGGCTGGTCGAAGGATGCGCACCTTGTACGAGGACATGGCTCAGCAACTCGATGAAGGCAACACGGAACTGTTGGCCGATGTTCACGtcgcaagctcgtcgctcaaAGCTTACTGCACCAAGCAAGCTCTCGACGGTATCGAGGAGTGCCGACAGGCTTTGGGTGGGCACGGATTCTCAGCGTACGCCGGTTTCACCTCAGTGTTTCCCGAACAGGCGCCTGCGGTCACGTACGAGGGTGACAACATTGTGCTGGCCTCGCAGGTGGGTCGTGCGATGCTCAAGATCAGCGGTGagctcgacagcaacgccaacacCAAGGTGGCTGCCACCTCAGGCTTCCTGAAAGCGATCAGCCAGAAGGGAGCCATCGCATTCACGCAGCCTCAGTCCGCTTCGGACTGGTACAAGCCTGAAGTGTACTCAGCAGCGCTTGGCCTacgagctgcgcagctgGTGGTTGACCTGCGCGCCGAAATCAAGAGCGGACGACCGTTCGTTGACCTTTCGTTCGAATGCATCGAGGTGGCCAAGTCGCACGCCGAgttcgtcgtcgatctctgGTTCGGTGAAGGTATTCGCGATGACGCCGAGCGTCTGGGCGAGAAAGAATGCAAGTGGCTCCAAAAGCTTGTTACGCTACACGCACTCAGCGCTCTGTCTCGCAACATTACCCCGCTCGTCCTCCCCGCTTCCGCCGGCCGAAACTTGGCTGGATACGCGACGAACCAAGCCATTCTCACGCCCGAGTCGGTGATCCTGCTGGAGAAGGCGATTCGCGATCTGGTCAGCGAGATTCTGCCCCAGGTCATCGGTCTCTCGGACGGATTCGGATGGCTCGACTGGGAACTCGGATCGAGTCTCGGCAGAAAGGACGGCCGCGTCTACGAACAGCTCATGGCCGACGCCGAGGCCAACCCGTTGAACCACCCCGGCGCTGTTCCTGGCCTCGACTCCATCGACAAGGTCGGCGTGTACAAGTACGGAAGCAACAACATCGGCAAGGGCGTTCCGGACTGGTACAGCACTGAAATTGGACCCATGCTcaaggctgctgccgagagGTCGAACCTTTAGACGGATACCGATTCGTCTGCCACCCGCTCACTCTGTCGCAAGTAGATATTCTGCCTTCACTGCGCGCGCTTTCGCCAAGTAGATGCCCTCTCGATTAATGACAACACAGACTTTGTAAACATGTGCATTAAAGTTTGATCGGCCTTCTGAGAAAGGCTAGTGAGAAACAAACTGGTAGCACGAAGCGTATAGGTATACTGACGACTAGTGAATGTtgcggtggtggtgcgatCAAGCCTTGAACCACGCCTCGAAGGTGGCCAAGAACAGAGTCTTTCCTttgatcaagctcgtcagccACGCACCAAGCGAGAAAAAGATGAAATAAGCCGCTCCGCCGGTCGTACCCAAGGGGACTGCAATGATATCGGCCGATGGAGCGCTGACTTGCTTCAAGCTGTCCGTTTGGCGTGTGATGTCGCATACCATGTTGTGTGCTAGCAAAGGGGCATGTTGGGCGGCCAGGTATGCGACTTTGGGACCGGGAGTGGCGGCAGCATCTCCGATAGCGTAGTACTTGGCCCAGCGGTGCGAGCCGAGGACGGAAAAGTGCGCAGAAGTTTGGATTCGACCGTTGGCGTCGAGGATTTCGGCGTCAATGTCGGTGATCCATCGAGTGTGCGGTTTGCCACCCGAGCCGATCATGATGTA belongs to Mycosarcoma maydis chromosome 3, whole genome shotgun sequence and includes:
- a CDS encoding uncharacterized protein (related to Acyl-coenzyme A oxidase), coding for MSNSDPKATTFQPLNEPVGGWPAAKVTLPIPMGEVAARTSQDIAKARAAAEFNPERIEDTLRDARIDNDSRKKVMTILSEDPIFGNWKKRMIHMNREQQMRQSHFACRRLLELGDKHGWTTHEIIEAALTLDLQSPITIHWVAFVPVIFGQGSAEQIERWGQKAMNHEIMGCYMQTELGHGTNVQQLETTCTYDEASDNFILHSPTLTSTKWWAGGLGTTATHGVVQAQLIIKGKRYGPHLFFTQLRDMDSGKLLDGIVAGDIGPKTYGAFGGLDNGWARFNHFKIPRDHMLSKHASVKKGGEYVKPPSDKLSYGGMIFIRSQMIDRTGWMLSRGVTIATRYAWVRRQFRDPSSKDINDAERSVLSYPSTARRLLPLLAKAYAYILAGRRMRTLYEDMAQQLDEGNTELLADVHVASSSLKAYCTKQALDGIEECRQALGGHGFSAYAGFTSVFPEQAPAVTYEGDNIVLASQVGRAMLKISGELDSNANTKVAATSGFLKAISQKGAIAFTQPQSASDWYKPEVYSAALGLRAAQLVVDLRAEIKSGRPFVDLSFECIEVAKSHAEFVVDLWFGEGIRDDAERLGEKECKWLQKLVTLHALSALSRNITPLVLPASAGRNLAGYATNQAILTPESVILLEKAIRDLVSEILPQVIGLSDGFGWLDWELGSSLGRKDGRVYEQLMADAEANPLNHPGAVPGLDSIDKVGVYKYGSNNIGKGVPDWYSTEIGPMLKAAAERSNL